The Euphorbia lathyris chromosome 8, ddEupLath1.1, whole genome shotgun sequence genome has a window encoding:
- the LOC136203521 gene encoding triphosphate tunnel metalloenzyme 3 — protein sequence MEVEVKLRLPDSTNFARLNSILSPFHLKTLNQHNLFFDSDSATLSSQRAVLRCRFFNQDSRCVLSLKAKPVLINGVSRVEEDEEDVDPLIGRECVADPSKLSSIESRILNRCKEEYGIGGEMKFVCLGGFENVREVYEWRGLKLEVDETKYSFGVCYELECETSDPETVKKELEEFLKENEIDYKYSEMSKFAVFRSGKLPQ from the coding sequence ATGGAAGTGGAAGTGAAATTGCGTCTTCCAGATTCAACTAATTTCGCCCGCCTCAATTCCATTCTTTCCCCATTtcatctcaaaaccctaaaccAGCACAACCTCTTCTTCGATTCTGATTCCGCCACTCTTTCCTCCCAACGAGCTGTCCTTCGCTGCCGTTTCTTTAACCAAGACTCGCGTTGCGTTCTCTCCCTCAAGGCCAAGCCTGTTCTCATCAATGGGGTGAGCCgagttgaagaagatgaagaggatgtCGATCCATTGATTGGTCGTGAATGCGTGGCTGATCCATCAAAGTTAAGTTCGATTGAATCGAGGATTTTGAATAGGTGCAAAGAAGAGTATGGAATTGGGGGTGAAATGAAATTTGTGTGTTTAGGTGGGTTTGAGAATGTAAGAGAAGTTTATGAGTGGAGAGGGTTGAAGCTGGAAGTGGATGAAACGAAGTATAGCTTTGGGGTTTGTTATGAGTTGGAGTGTGAGACTTCTGATCCTGAAACGGTCAAGAAAGAGCTTGAGGAGTTTCTAAAGGAGAATGAAATCGATTATAAATACTCAGAAATGTCAAAGTTTGCAGTTTTTCGATCTGGCAAGCTGCCTCAGTaa